AATCCGTTGGTGTGCTTTTCGATACCACTTCAGCATATCTGACTCCTAAAGAAATGCAGGAGTTGGTAGAGTGGATGCAAAATGCAGTCGCTGAGAAAAAACACCATCCGCTTTTAATAGTTGCCAATTTTAGTGTGGAGTTCTTAAATATCCATCCGTTTCAGGACGGCAATGGAAGGCTCTCAAGAGTCTTGACCAATCTTTTGATGCTAAAGGAAGGTTATTTATATATGCCGTATGTATCCCATGAAAAATTGATTGAGGACAACAAACCTGATTATTATTTATCGCTTCGTCAAAGTCAAAAGACGTTTAAGTCAGGCTCGGAAGACATTACTCCGTGGCTGCATTTTTTTCTGGACATCATTCTAAAGCAATCAGAAATGGCTGTGGCTTTGCTGTCCAGGGAAAATATCGAAAAATTGTTTTCACCAAAGCAATTGGCTGTATGGAATTACTTATTATCAGTAGAAGAAGCAACCCCAAGAGAGATTGCAAATCATACAAATATCGCTCGACCAACCATAAATCAAGTGCTGACAAAATTACTTCAGCTTAAAAAAATTGAGCAGATTGGGCAGGGAAGAAGCACGAGATACAGGAAGATTGTTTAATAAACATGTTTTCTGTGTTTTACAGTGAGGATGTAAACGATTCCTACGGAAAGAGGAATTGAGAAAGATTTGACATAGGAAGAAAAAGAATAAACGGACTGTTTGGGGAACAGTCCCTACAGAGAAAATGGAAAGATATCAGGTATGTTTAGGGAACAGCCCCTACGGAAAACAGGGGGGATAAGCATCTTCTTCTTAAGGTTTGATATAGGCATTCAATCCGATTATGACAGGCTTCTCGTTTACTTTTGCAGTGGTGACAGTATTTCCCCTCGTACTTGCAACAACAAGGGTTTTTCCGGATGCTGAGGGTTTCGGAGGGGTGTCCATGTCAATTTCTATATAAAGCTTGTTGTCCTTGATTTCAACTTTCATCGCCATTGGAATTTCTCCTTTTATTGATTGATTAGAGTTCCCTTGCTCCAGATGAATTTTAGCCTCCGCTTATTACATTATAGCATTTTAACTGTTTCATGTGTACACCGTCTAGTCTTATCGTGGCAAGGAGCGCTCTTTTTTGTCAAATTTTCTTTATAGCCAAGAGAAGTGTTGCTTTTTTGAAATAGATGTGATTCTCTACGGCCAGAATTAAAGACCCTCAGATAAAACCCAAAAGTCTGCTCCTTTGATGCACGGCATAATTGAATGCTGATGCCAATTGCAGGTTTAATTTAATACAAGAGG
The sequence above is drawn from the Candidatus Schekmanbacteria bacterium genome and encodes:
- a CDS encoding Fic family protein translates to MNKTNKLDARLTNIPSEIWSKITQIDQLKGQWIAGARLSPQILGRLKRSVLITSTGASTRIEGARLSDEDVEKLMRGISVQKFTDRDKQEVRGYYELLENVFNSWKNIKFTESTVKHFHNELLKHVEKDERHRGDYKKIENKVEMIDADGKSVGVLFDTTSAYLTPKEMQELVEWMQNAVAEKKHHPLLIVANFSVEFLNIHPFQDGNGRLSRVLTNLLMLKEGYLYMPYVSHEKLIEDNKPDYYLSLRQSQKTFKSGSEDITPWLHFFLDIILKQSEMAVALLSRENIEKLFSPKQLAVWNYLLSVEEATPREIANHTNIARPTINQVLTKLLQLKKIEQIGQGRSTRYRKIV